CTGGGTTAACTTGGAAGTCAATGCCCAGCTCTTTTGCAATACGAAGCGCATTTTCACGCAAGCTCACGTTAGCTGCCACTTCTTGACCGTTATCGTCATACGCGTTTCGACCTGCATTGGCATACATAATGTCACCAGTGATTAAGCTATCTAAATTAACCATACCTAGCGCATTTGATTTTTTTGCTGCGCTCAGTGCTTCAACGAAAGCTTTTGAGCCATTGAGTCCGCCTTCTTCAGCACCGAAGGCGACGAACTGAACGTCCTGCTCGGCTTCGATACCATTCAAGTTTCTGACCAGTTCTGACAAGACTCCTGCGCCAGAGGCATTGTCATCCAAGGCTTGCAAGTTTTGGTAGTTTGGATAGGCTACAGCAGAATCGTAATGCGCCCCTACGAATAAGGTTCTATCGGTATCAGCCGTTCCTGATTGAGTCACCACTACATTATTACTAGTGAGCTGCTGGTCTTTAAATAATCCGTACGGGGCGGTAAAATCAAAAGTCCGAAGATCGACTTGATTATTGCTGCCATCGATAGTCATACGTTGTTGCATATAATCGGCAGCTTGTGATTCTGTATCAGAGCCTGTATATCTTCCAGAGTAGTTACGAGCAAGTGTTAACGCTGTCTCTGTGCCATAAGCCCCATATTCAGCGCCTGCCCATATCTGTGTCCCTGTCAATGCGGTCAGCACTGCAACCACTGACAAAGTAAGTTGTGATAATTTAATAGCCATTGCACCGCTCCTTGGTTGGGACGTATTTCACATTCGACCATAGCACTGACATTAATGGCAGAACTTATCTATGAATGTTCAACACGCCCTAAATAAATGTGACTAATAATAAAAATTAATTAAAAACAACATCATTTACAAGCTATAAAAATCTCAGGTTTGGAGGTTTATTTGCTATAGTCCGTTAAGCTACAAACACAACTGGAAACATTGAAGGGAAAACCATGAAAAAAATCTTAGTTTCAACCGTTATGCTTGCTACCTTCGCCCTAGCTGGATGTACAACCACAGGTGGCGTAAATACTAATGCGGGCACTGCGATGGGTACAGCGAACGAAATCGGTATGAACGTATTCAAGGCAGCTATTGATAACCAATGCCGCAGTCAGATTGAAAATCAAAGTGCTTGGCGTATTGCTAGCGCTGCCATGACTGAGACACAAGAAGAAGCGGTAAAAAGTAAAGTTTGTGGTTGCGTGAGTGAGCAAGCACCTCAACAAGTTACTATTGTTGAGTTGGGAAACGCTGCTATAGATTCAGCATACCGTACACAGTTAGTGGCAAAAGTCGTCGCCAAATCGTTGCAGAGCTGCTACGGCAGTATTGTTAAATAAGAAGTATTGTTAAATAAGAAGCATCGTTAAATAAGAAGCATCGTTAAATAAGAAGCATCACTAAACAACGATTCTGCTCAGAAAAAGCCGCTAACAAAGGGTGCGTTGGTCAGTCTTGACGCACCCTACTCCCTATTATGTACAATACACTGCGTAAAACAGTACAACACACTGCCTAACACCCTAAATATAGCCATTATCAAAAGAAAACACCTGAGCTCAAAAGACTTAATTTTTATTTGTTATAGATTAACTTGGCTACAAAGGGGCTGCTAGAGGCAGAATTTTATTACGAAAATATTTGGATTTACCATCAAGAACTTTATCAACTTCTTTGATTAAATCTTGGATGATGTCGTCGTAAATGCCATGATTTAACTCTTTTTCAAAAGGCGTATATGGATGTTTACGAGCTGCTGATCTCACCTCAGTTACACCTTGCTTGGTATAAAAAATATCGACTCGACCATCACTATTTAATACACAATTTAATTCTCCATTCTCGATCACCAGCTCTACACGTTCAGGCATGAAAATATAATCATCCACATCAATTAGCTTTTTTTCTACTTCTCGTTTTAAAAACGACTTAATATCAAACATAGATATATCCCTAACATTCAAATTTTTATAAAATCAATCTAAAATAACTTTCACGCAAGTTTGCCTATAATACAGACTCGCTGTTACTTACCTTCAGTTGAATACAGCAGACGTACAATCTTTAAAATTAATCACTTTACCTATCATAAGTTTTATATGAACTCTCAAACTTAAATTCATAAAGTATCTGCATTATTAGCTTTTAAAGTCTACCAACTATAGGGCTAATCATCGATTAACCCAGCATTTGTTCAAATATTTGATAAATAAAGCTTTATCTAACTATTTTATAAGAGACAACGCTTTTTTTTAAGATAGGAAATGTAAAACTGCGTGTGCTGTTAGTAAGATCAGGGATAATTGTTAATAGTGGTATCAGAGTCACTAAAAAATGGCATTACTATGTAGGAAAAGCAGGAAAAGCAGGAAAAGCAGGAAAAGCAAATATAGAACAACATAATAGCGGATGGTAGGATTAGCGCCATTATTACACTCCAATAAAAAAGGTGAGCTGCAAATTATGCGACTCACCTTTTTTAGTGTTAATTTTAGTGCTAATTAATCTCTTGCACATCATCAATCACACCCAGCCTTTCTCACGAAATGACTTTAACACTTTAATGAACACTGCCATCTCATCGGGTGTACCGAGTGTTAAGCGACTAAAACCTTCAATTGGTGGAAACTCGCGTCCGACCACAATGCCATGTTCTCGCATTCTTTCCATGTAGGTTTTTACATCGCCTTTGACTTCATGAAAAATAAAGTTGGCTTGTGAGGGCAAATGATGCAGACCCAGTTCGTCTAACGTCGCTTCAACCATTTCACGTGATTGATTAGTCATACGTAAGCTGCGCGCCAAAAAATCTTCGTCATCTAGCGTCGCGAGGACGGCCACTGCACCTGACAAATTGGTATTGTCTATGGACATAAAAGCTTCGATGGCAGTGGTCGTTTGCGGATTAGCAATGGCATAGCCCATGCGCATACCTGCCAGTGCACATAGTTTTGAGAAGGTACGCACGACAATCAGGTTAGCTGATAATTCTTGCTTTACCCACTCAACCCCACTCTCAAAACTTGGGTCTATAATGTACTCTGAATAAGCTTGATCTAATAAAAAGTAGTGATTCTCTGGAGCATCTTTTATCCAAGCTTTTAGCTTATTCGTTGCGGTGATGGTTGCCGTTGGATTGTTAGGATTGCAAAGATAAAACAAGCTAATGCCATCGAATTCGTTGGCTGCTTTTTGCAAGCTGTCAAAATCCAAATCGTAACTGTCAGGCGTGAGTGGTACTTTTACGACAGACTCACCGATAGAGAGTGCATACAATTCTGCATAAGCAAAAGTAGGATCAGGCACGATGACTTGGAATTGCTTACCTGCTTTTAAAGCTTTGGTTTGTAGCATTTGCACGACGGCTCGGATGTTTTCGCTGGAGCCATTACCTAGCGAGACGTGGCTTTCTGTCACGCCGTTTATTTCTGCAATTTTGCTAATGAGAGCGGCACGTTGATCGTCTGGATAACGAAATCCAGTATCAAAAGATTGTAGGATAGCTTGTTTGGCGGATTCTGCCATGCCAAGTGAGTTTTCGTTAGAGTTTAACTCTAGTAAGTTATGAGTATGCACAATGGATAATAGACCTAATTTGGAAGTGAATGATGGGGTGAATGGGTGCCATATTAAGTGGCATTGAATTTGATTACAAGGGGGTCTCATAAACAAACATGAGATACTTTTTTGGTATTAATTTTTACAGGCAAAAAGACCGTTTTTTAATTTTGAACATGTCATAAAAAAGGTGAGATGCAACTTATGCAACTCACCTTTTCTAATATTAATTAGTCCTGTTTCGTTCACTAATCTTTTAAAGTACCAATCATACCCAACCTTTTTCACGAAATGACTTTAGTACTTTGATAAATATTTCCATTTCATCAGGCGTGCCAAGCGTTAGGCGGTTGAACCCTATAACAGGAGGAAACTCTCGCCCAACCTTAATACCACTGTCTCGCATTCTAGCGATGTAGGTTTTTAAATCGCCTTTGATTTCATGAAAAATAAAATTGGTCTGGGATGGTAAGTAACGAAGTCCAAGCTCGTCTAATACGGTTTCAATCATCTGGCGCGACTGATTGGTCGTGCGCAAACTTAACTCTAAAAATTCTGCATCATTTAACGTCGCAATGGCGGCGACCGCACCTGATAAGTTGGTGTTATCCATAGACATAAACGCTTCGACAGCTTCAATAGCTTGCGGGTTAGAAATCGCATAGCCCACTCGCATACCAGCCAAGGCACATAACTTTGAGAAAGTATGAATCACAATAAGATTGTCTGATAATTCTTGTTTTACCCACTCAACCCCACTCTCAAAGCTTGGGTCATTCACGTATTCTAAGTAAGCTTGATCTAATAAAAAGTAGTGGTTGTCTGGTGCGTCACCTATCCATTTTTTAAGCTGTTTCGTTGATGTAATGGTTCCGGTTGGATTATTAGGATTGCAAAGATAAAGCAAACTAATCCCGTCAAACTCGTCGGCAGCTTTTTGCAGACTTTGAAGATCTAAATCATAGTTTTGGGCAGTTAATGGTATCTTGACTACGGACGCCCCAATTGAGTTTGCATACATTTCTGCACAATCAAACGTTGGCACAGGGATTACCATCTGAAACTCTCTGCCCTCTTTGAATGCTTTATGTTGCAGCATTTGAATGGTAGCTCGCATATTTTCAGTCGAGCCATTACCTAATGAGATTTGGTCTTCTGCCACGCCATGAATGGTGGCAATTTTGCTAATGAGTGCAGCGCGTGGATTATCTGGATAACGAAAACCTTCACTTAAAGATTCTGTAACGGCTTTTTTGGCAGAATCTGACATGCCTAGCGAGTTTTCGTTTGCATTTAACTCTATCATTTTATTATTTTGCATGATGGACGATACGCCTAAATGTCAGTGGATAATAAGATCAAATTTAATCATTGATATCATATTAAGTGGCATTTGGTATGATTACAAGTTTTCTAAACCCCAAACATTAGTTATTAATCCTATCCAACAAAAAGCTATCTTATTTCAAGCATTTAGCAGACCATAAAAAGGTGAGCTACAAATATGCAACTCACCTTTTTGTTAAATACAAATTGATATTAACTATTATCCAAGTAATTTGTTAAATTAAGTGTGCTTTTAGCTCAAGCACTTTATCTCTTGTCTTCGCTGCATCCTCAAACTTCAAATCACGCGAGAACTGTTTCATAAGCTTCTCAAGACGATTGATTTCTTTGGCAAGCAAATCAGGACTGCGCAAGATACTGATATCGACATCAGGCAGATGACTCTTAATTGGAATCACCTCATTATCATTGGCATTGAGATCATCACCAGTATCAATTTTATCGGTGATGTTCCGTCGCGCGCCTTTTGGCGTGATGTTATGTTCAAGGTTAAAGGCCACTTGTTTTTCGCGGCGACGATCCGTTTCTTCAATCGCTTTTTGCATACTGTTGGTGACACGGTCAGCATAGAGAATAGCCTTACCATTGATATGACGCGCGGCACGACCAATAGTCTGAATCAAAGCACGCTCAGAACGCAAGAAGCCCTCTTTATCCGCATCAAATATCGCCACCAATGATACCTCGGGCATATCCAAACCCTCACGTAGCAAGTTGATGCCGACCAGCACATCATGCACGCCAGTACGTAGTTCATGAATAATCTGCATACGTTCAACGGTATCGATATCCGAATGCAAATACGCGACTTTGACATCGTATTCTTTGAGATAGCTGGTCAAATCCTCTGACATGCGCTTGGTCAACGTGGTGATTAGCACACGCTCGTCTTTTTCACGGCGTTTGGTAATCTCCGATAGCACATCATCGACCTGTGTGAGCACGGGACGAATTTCAATCTCTGGATCAATCAGACCCGTTGGACGCACCACTTGCTCAACCACTTGCTCACTGTGTTCTAACTCATATAAGGCGGGCGTGGCGCTCACATAAATAGTTTTGGGCTTGATGCGTTCCCACTCTTCAA
The nucleotide sequence above comes from Psychrobacter sp. P2G3. Encoded proteins:
- a CDS encoding histidinol-phosphate transaminase, which encodes MHTHNLLELNSNENSLGMAESAKQAILQSFDTGFRYPDDQRAALISKIAEINGVTESHVSLGNGSSENIRAVVQMLQTKALKAGKQFQVIVPDPTFAYAELYALSIGESVVKVPLTPDSYDLDFDSLQKAANEFDGISLFYLCNPNNPTATITATNKLKAWIKDAPENHYFLLDQAYSEYIIDPSFESGVEWVKQELSANLIVVRTFSKLCALAGMRMGYAIANPQTTTAIEAFMSIDNTNLSGAVAVLATLDDEDFLARSLRMTNQSREMVEATLDELGLHHLPSQANFIFHEVKGDVKTYMERMREHGIVVGREFPPIEGFSRLTLGTPDEMAVFIKVLKSFREKGWV
- a CDS encoding histidinol-phosphate transaminase; its protein translation is MQNNKMIELNANENSLGMSDSAKKAVTESLSEGFRYPDNPRAALISKIATIHGVAEDQISLGNGSTENMRATIQMLQHKAFKEGREFQMVIPVPTFDCAEMYANSIGASVVKIPLTAQNYDLDLQSLQKAADEFDGISLLYLCNPNNPTGTITSTKQLKKWIGDAPDNHYFLLDQAYLEYVNDPSFESGVEWVKQELSDNLIVIHTFSKLCALAGMRVGYAISNPQAIEAVEAFMSMDNTNLSGAVAAIATLNDAEFLELSLRTTNQSRQMIETVLDELGLRYLPSQTNFIFHEIKGDLKTYIARMRDSGIKVGREFPPVIGFNRLTLGTPDEMEIFIKVLKSFREKGWV